Proteins encoded by one window of Acuticoccus sp. MNP-M23:
- a CDS encoding transposase produces MARRHDVHPQQLYAWRSMMRKASSPPVPVQTFLPVEIAEQPVQDPAPERRCRTKAVEVTLRNGRRLRVDPEIAPETLARLIQTLESA; encoded by the coding sequence GTGGCGCGGCGGCACGACGTCCACCCCCAACAGCTGTATGCCTGGCGCAGCATGATGCGGAAGGCGTCGTCGCCGCCCGTGCCGGTGCAGACGTTCCTGCCGGTCGAGATCGCCGAGCAACCGGTGCAGGATCCCGCACCGGAGCGGCGTTGCCGCACGAAGGCGGTCGAGGTGACGCTGCGCAATGGGCGGCGTCTGCGTGTCGATCCGGAGATCGCGCCGGAGACGCTGGCCCGGCTTATCCAGACGCTGGAGAGCGCATGA
- a CDS encoding contact-dependent growth inhibition system immunity protein produces the protein MDNYKDFSEFIRGWFHQDFDLNGQTVEEIVGAYVQSSRSAERLALLDEIAAYRRAHSADIEDDFIERFSPEVDPIAFSGSVATFLYEIEDALRSSVQK, from the coding sequence ATGGATAATTACAAGGATTTTTCGGAATTTATCCGTGGATGGTTCCATCAGGATTTTGATTTAAACGGGCAGACTGTTGAGGAGATCGTCGGCGCGTACGTACAATCATCACGCTCCGCCGAAAGGCTGGCGTTACTTGACGAAATTGCGGCGTACAGACGCGCTCATTCCGCCGATATTGAAGATGATTTCATCGAACGCTTCTCTCCCGAGGTCGACCCAATTGCCTTCAGCGGCTCCGTCGCGACGTTCCTATACGAAATTGAAGACGCTCTGCGAAGCAGCGTTCAAAAGTAA
- a CDS encoding RNase A-like domain-containing protein, with product MSETDLSIVLTPLQLAALLEGETIDEDSSLNNRLWGVFNAVFGAAEMIGGAALFLIPEPTTVTKIGGGALALHGADTAQTGIYQIVTGKTRVTLTAKGAEVAASLAGADSETARNVGFAVDITVPLAAGFVGVLRAVAIRNGRLFLNAAEKAGGHTIARHISLSDEALLARLGKDNRISAVSSFRSLDDAAAAVSACLRANRDSIKTWTRTANAGSTKTFEFNLGKTIGRRVTRLTKTPQDSSSVKIVLKMEKSNNRL from the coding sequence ATGTCTGAAACAGATTTATCGATCGTACTTACGCCCTTGCAGCTCGCAGCATTGCTTGAAGGCGAAACGATTGACGAAGACAGCAGTCTAAATAATCGCCTCTGGGGTGTGTTCAACGCGGTGTTCGGCGCCGCCGAAATGATCGGCGGCGCCGCCTTGTTCCTAATACCAGAGCCCACGACGGTCACAAAAATCGGCGGCGGGGCACTCGCCCTGCACGGGGCTGATACAGCGCAAACCGGCATCTATCAGATCGTTACGGGAAAGACGCGCGTCACGCTCACCGCGAAAGGTGCCGAGGTCGCGGCCTCGCTCGCAGGTGCCGATTCAGAGACGGCGCGCAATGTGGGCTTTGCCGTTGATATCACGGTTCCACTTGCGGCTGGTTTCGTCGGTGTCCTACGGGCTGTAGCTATCCGCAACGGCCGTCTCTTCCTTAATGCGGCTGAAAAGGCAGGGGGCCACACGATCGCAAGACACATCAGTCTGAGCGATGAAGCGCTACTTGCCCGATTAGGCAAGGACAACCGCATTTCCGCCGTCTCATCATTTCGCTCGTTGGACGACGCCGCGGCTGCTGTTTCGGCTTGCCTCAGGGCCAATCGCGACTCTATTAAGACTTGGACTAGAACGGCGAACGCTGGAAGCACGAAAACTTTTGAATTCAATCTTGGCAAGACAATTGGTCGAAGAGTAACTCGTCTGACGAAAACTCCTCAGGATTCATCGAGTGTAAAAATTGTTTTAAAGATGGAAAAATCCAACAATAGATTGTAA
- the tnpB gene encoding IS66 family insertion sequence element accessory protein TnpB (TnpB, as the term is used for proteins encoded by IS66 family insertion elements, is considered an accessory protein, since TnpC, encoded by a neighboring gene, is a DDE family transposase.) codes for MIGPGTGVRVYLACGPPDLHKGIAGLAAAAQEVLREDPCSGAVFAFRGRQGDRLKLLTWDGQGFCLYYKVLERRRFPWPSRADGTARLTAAQLAMLWEGIDWRRPRWSAPPQRVA; via the coding sequence ATGATCGGCCCCGGCACCGGCGTGCGCGTCTATCTCGCCTGCGGCCCGCCCGACTTGCACAAGGGGATCGCCGGGCTTGCCGCCGCGGCGCAGGAGGTGCTGCGGGAGGATCCGTGCTCCGGCGCGGTGTTCGCCTTCCGAGGCCGGCAGGGCGATCGGCTGAAGCTCCTCACCTGGGACGGCCAGGGGTTCTGCCTCTATTATAAGGTCCTGGAGCGCCGGCGCTTTCCCTGGCCGTCGCGTGCCGACGGGACGGCGCGGCTGACCGCGGCGCAGCTGGCGATGTTGTGGGAAGGGATCGACTGGCGCCGCCCGAGGTGGAGCGCACCGCCGCAACGCGTCGCCTGA